The Bradyrhizobium barranii subsp. barranii genome segment GTCGGCGATCTGCGCGGTGCTCGGCATGACCGCGATGATCACATTCCCGGCGATGATCTATCTGACATTCGGACTGAAATATCCCGTTGCGACGTTCCTCTCACCGCATTGGCAGGAAGTCCTGCCGCTGATTGCTATCCTCGCGCCCGCAGGCGCGGCACAGTCGATTGCGGCCTATGCCGGGCCGATTCTGCTCGCTCACAACAAGGCCCGGCTCCAGTTCTGGGTGAGCACCGCCAATAGTGCCAGCATGATCCTTGCCTTTGTCGTGGCGTTGCCGTTCGGGCTCACGGCCGTGGCGGTCGTGTACCTGATCGTATCGATCCTCGTTTGCGTCCTGATGCTGATGATTGGCGCCCGCAACTGCGCGATCTCCTATGCCTCTTTGTTGGGCGCCCTGATGCCGGCCACCGTCGCCACCGCGCTCGGCGCATTGTGTGCGGTCGTCGCCACGAAGGGAGACGTCGCAAGCCTGTCACATTGGCTGTTGGCGACGGCCGTCTATGCGCTGATCGTGCTCGGCAGCTACGTGATATTCAGGCGTCGTATCTGGAACAGCATGCAGTCGCTGCTCGGCGGCTCGGTTCCGTCGATCCAGGCGAATGTTTCCTCGGCAGGTTAGTAGAGAACGTTTGATGTCATCAGTTGAGGGAATGAGCGGCAAGTCCCAGGCGGGATTTCCGTGGCGCGAGGACCTGATGGCAAACACCGGCAGGTCCGGTGTTGGTGCCGCTTTCGTCGCCATGCTGACGAGCCCGGGCTTCGCCGTGATCACGACCTGGCGCATCGCCAGGATGCTGCGATTCCAGACCCGCTGGGGACACCAGATCACCTGGCTGCTCGTGCGGTCGCTGATGCGGCGCGGCTGCTACATCTCGGTTCTCGCGGAGATCGGTCCAGGGCTGATCTTGCCGCATCCGACCGGCGTCGTGATCGGCGAGGGGGCGCGGATCGGTCGTTCCGTGATGCTTTATCACAACGTCACGCTCGGCCGGCGTGCCTGGGATGAACCGGGTTGCCCGACCATCGGCGACGGCGCCGTCATCTACACCGGTGCCGTGATCGTTGGCC includes the following:
- a CDS encoding serine O-acetyltransferase, coding for MSGKSQAGFPWREDLMANTGRSGVGAAFVAMLTSPGFAVITTWRIARMLRFQTRWGHQITWLLVRSLMRRGCYISVLAEIGPGLILPHPTGVVIGEGARIGRSVMLYHNVTLGRRAWDEPGCPTIGDGAVIYTGAVIVGPTSIGAGANVAANAVVTRDVPPHSVAAGAPARIVRSEAPGRLRA